A DNA window from Paraburkholderia sp. IMGN_8 contains the following coding sequences:
- a CDS encoding IclR family transcriptional regulator has translation MNPAAKRDADAELTQTGGAPGPGMLERAFAVIRALSEAQPDGGRVTRLAKAVGLTQGTVHRILHALIAEGIVEQDESSKLYRLSVDFFALAAQAGNPSGMRTLCRPALLRLCASLGDTIFLLVKSSFDAVCLDICEGPFPIRSFTGDIGGRVALGVGQGSLAILAFLPEAEREEIIRFNVPRIRGYGVLDEVYLRTEIERVRQLGYAGRNSGVLDGMAGVAVPILDRTGVAVAALSVGTLAARLGDDRLPMVVELLRRQAEAIGPQTNPFDVALRRPMHGLSRAMTTERITG, from the coding sequence ATGAATCCTGCCGCCAAACGAGATGCGGATGCCGAGTTGACTCAAACGGGCGGCGCGCCCGGCCCCGGCATGCTGGAGCGCGCGTTCGCGGTCATCCGCGCGTTGTCCGAAGCGCAGCCCGACGGCGGCCGTGTCACGCGTCTGGCGAAAGCGGTGGGTCTCACGCAAGGCACCGTGCATCGCATCCTTCACGCGTTGATCGCCGAAGGCATCGTCGAACAGGACGAAAGCTCGAAGCTTTATCGGCTAAGCGTCGATTTCTTCGCGCTCGCCGCGCAGGCCGGCAATCCGAGCGGCATGCGCACGCTCTGCCGTCCCGCCTTGCTGCGGCTCTGCGCGAGCCTGGGCGACACGATTTTCCTGTTGGTCAAAAGCAGTTTCGACGCGGTGTGTCTCGACATCTGCGAAGGGCCGTTTCCGATTCGCTCGTTCACCGGCGATATCGGCGGGCGCGTGGCGCTGGGTGTCGGGCAGGGGAGTCTGGCGATTCTTGCGTTCCTGCCGGAAGCGGAGCGTGAAGAGATCATTCGTTTCAACGTGCCGCGTATTCGCGGCTACGGTGTGCTCGACGAAGTGTATTTGCGCACCGAGATCGAACGCGTGCGCCAGCTGGGTTACGCGGGGCGCAATAGCGGCGTGCTCGACGGCATGGCGGGTGTGGCGGTGCCGATTCTGGACCGCACCGGGGTCGCGGTGGCGGCGTTGAGCGTCGGCACGCTCGCGGCGCGTCTGGGCGACGATCGTCTGCCGATGGTGGTCGAATTGCTGCGGCGCCAGGCGGAGGCGATCGGCCCGCAAACCAATCCGTTCGATGTCGCATTGCGCCGGCCGATGCACGGTCTGTCGCGCGCCATGACCACCGAGCGGATCACGGGGTAG
- a CDS encoding oligopeptide/dipeptide ABC transporter ATP-binding protein has protein sequence MSATSTASQDPATLLSVDNLKVQFGVPRGGFPWSGKATLRAVDGVSFNVRRGETVGLVGESGCGKSTLARAIIGLAPVASGSVRWLGNETVLPDARRDTSHLRRDVQMIFQDPLASLDPRMTIEQIVAEPLTTYGQDVSRTDVQRRVLTMLERVGLNAQHLRRYPHEFSGGQCQRVGIARALIGEPQLVICDEPVSALDVSIQAQIVNLLRDLQRELSLSLLFVAHDLAVVKAISHRVLVMYLGRVMEFGDKREVYGTPRHPYTRALLSAVPVPDPAVERARRHLLLRGEIASPLSPPSGCAFRTRCPDAIEACAQEIPQPVTQGASATRVACIRVSDAPKEVPLGGAPKEVPLGDH, from the coding sequence ATGAGCGCCACTTCAACTGCAAGTCAGGATCCGGCAACGTTGCTGTCGGTCGACAATCTCAAGGTGCAATTCGGCGTGCCGCGCGGCGGCTTTCCGTGGTCCGGCAAAGCGACGCTGCGCGCGGTGGACGGCGTGTCGTTCAACGTGCGGCGCGGCGAAACTGTGGGCCTCGTCGGCGAATCGGGTTGCGGCAAGTCCACGCTGGCGCGCGCGATCATCGGACTCGCGCCGGTGGCAAGCGGCAGCGTGCGCTGGCTCGGTAACGAAACCGTGCTGCCGGATGCGCGCCGCGACACCTCGCATTTGCGCCGCGACGTACAGATGATTTTCCAGGACCCGCTCGCCTCGCTCGATCCGCGCATGACGATCGAACAGATCGTCGCCGAGCCGCTCACCACGTACGGGCAGGACGTCTCCCGCACCGACGTGCAGCGGCGCGTGCTGACGATGCTCGAACGCGTCGGCCTCAACGCGCAGCATCTGCGCCGCTATCCGCATGAGTTTTCGGGTGGCCAGTGTCAGCGCGTCGGCATTGCGCGCGCGTTGATCGGCGAGCCGCAACTGGTGATCTGCGATGAGCCGGTGTCGGCGCTCGACGTGTCGATTCAGGCGCAGATCGTCAACCTGCTGCGCGATCTGCAACGCGAGTTGTCGCTGTCGCTGCTGTTCGTCGCGCACGATCTCGCGGTCGTCAAGGCGATCAGCCATCGCGTGCTGGTGATGTATCTGGGACGCGTGATGGAGTTCGGCGACAAGCGCGAGGTGTATGGCACGCCGCGCCATCCGTATACGCGCGCGTTGTTGTCGGCGGTGCCGGTGCCCGATCCGGCCGTCGAACGCGCGCGCCGTCATCTGCTGCTGCGCGGCGAGATTGCGTCGCCGCTCAGCCCGCCCTCGGGTTGCGCGTTTCGCACGCGCTGCCCGGACGCGATCGAAGCCTGTGCGCAGGAGATTCCGCAGCCTGTCACGCAAGGAGCGAGCGCGACGCGCGTCGCGTGCATTCGCGTGAGCGACGCCCCGAAGGAAGTCCCCTTGGGGGGCGCCCCGAAGGAAGTCCCCTTGGGGGACCACTAA